A single genomic interval of Aureliella helgolandensis harbors:
- a CDS encoding DUF1254 domain-containing protein, which translates to MKRNTLRQTSMVFAIASLLLNAIAAQPLFAQETSAIPTSILTPDVVETSLGELTFEDGAPTAETAKLVTDVLTFTNGLNAYNNSFRGASALGIQKGFESIGAGFNDVVIFSNLMDSSSIFLTANADTVYYLSVVDLSKGPMVIEQPPKGVGTINDMWFSWIIDIGFPGPDRGEGGKYLIVPPGYDGSLPDSGFHVAHSQTNRVLYASRAYLEKNDPKPVVEMIKQTLKIYPFTPGGYGTSIATALEGGVRLGKSPTVPETKFIDASGKAFNTVPPSDFGFFEMINENVQNEPATSYDVELAGQLAAIGIVHGKPFAPAANTKRILTDAAKFGNATGRVLNWRYAVTHPDWNYYDNANWGNMLWQGGFNFETPPPMITQEGTFKQNPPTGARTLDSRTAFYFGYTLDSPGMIMRLPGVGSQYLMGFLDSQDRPFDGGKTYSVTLPKNIPAAAFWSFTVYDNQSRSMLATPQKYPRAGSQTYPSPSAKENADGSTTIYFGPKQPEGVERGNWIQTVPNKGWFTILRLYSPLESFFTKQWQPSEIGLVN; encoded by the coding sequence ATGAAACGCAACACCCTACGCCAGACCTCAATGGTCTTCGCGATTGCAAGCCTCCTGCTAAATGCAATCGCCGCCCAGCCCCTGTTTGCCCAGGAGACGTCAGCGATCCCGACGTCCATCTTAACGCCCGACGTCGTGGAGACCAGCCTCGGCGAACTAACCTTCGAGGACGGTGCACCGACCGCGGAAACCGCTAAACTCGTCACCGACGTACTCACCTTCACCAACGGCCTGAACGCCTATAACAACAGCTTCCGAGGCGCTTCCGCACTGGGCATCCAAAAAGGCTTCGAAAGTATCGGCGCCGGATTCAACGACGTCGTAATCTTCTCGAATCTGATGGACTCGTCTTCCATCTTCCTAACTGCCAACGCCGACACCGTGTACTACCTCTCCGTCGTCGATCTGAGCAAGGGACCGATGGTGATTGAACAACCGCCCAAGGGGGTCGGTACCATCAACGACATGTGGTTCTCATGGATCATCGACATCGGCTTCCCCGGCCCCGATCGCGGCGAAGGTGGCAAGTACCTAATCGTCCCTCCCGGCTATGACGGTTCGCTCCCGGACAGCGGTTTTCACGTCGCCCATTCCCAAACCAACCGCGTCCTCTACGCGTCCCGCGCCTATCTGGAAAAAAACGATCCCAAGCCCGTGGTCGAGATGATTAAGCAGACTTTGAAGATCTATCCGTTCACCCCTGGCGGATACGGCACCAGCATCGCCACCGCGCTGGAAGGCGGCGTCCGTCTCGGAAAGAGCCCGACAGTCCCCGAAACCAAGTTTATCGATGCCAGCGGGAAGGCATTCAACACTGTCCCGCCCAGCGATTTCGGTTTCTTCGAAATGATCAACGAGAATGTTCAGAACGAGCCAGCCACCAGCTACGATGTCGAACTCGCCGGCCAACTCGCCGCCATCGGTATCGTCCATGGCAAGCCCTTCGCGCCCGCCGCCAACACCAAGCGGATCCTCACCGATGCCGCCAAATTTGGCAACGCCACCGGCCGTGTCCTCAACTGGCGATATGCCGTCACCCACCCGGATTGGAACTACTATGACAATGCGAACTGGGGCAACATGCTCTGGCAGGGTGGATTTAACTTTGAGACGCCACCGCCAATGATCACCCAGGAAGGCACCTTCAAACAGAACCCACCGACCGGTGCCCGCACGCTGGATTCACGCACCGCCTTTTACTTCGGCTACACCCTCGATTCCCCCGGCATGATCATGCGTCTACCCGGTGTCGGATCGCAGTACCTAATGGGCTTCCTCGATTCGCAAGATAGGCCCTTCGACGGCGGCAAAACCTATAGTGTCACCCTGCCCAAGAACATTCCTGCCGCTGCGTTCTGGTCCTTCACCGTCTACGACAACCAGAGCCGCTCAATGCTTGCCACCCCGCAGAAATACCCCCGCGCCGGCAGCCAGACCTATCCGTCTCCTTCCGCGAAAGAAAACGCTGACGGCTCCACTACTATCTACTTCGGTCCGAAACAACCGGAAGGAGTCGAACGCGGCAACTGGATCCAGACCGTGCCCAACAAAGGCTGGTTCACCATCCTGCGCCTCTACAGCCCGCTGGAGTCATTCTTCACCAAGCAGTGGCAGCCGAGTGAGATTGGCCTGGTGAACTAA
- a CDS encoding tetratricopeptide repeat protein, protein MLPLFAVAIRSPAQAGVKDRIAAYEAGNLPLAVKEFGEAAEQGDADCQFNLALMYEQGMGVAKDENVAVVWYRKSDEQGNSNAQFILGVLCENGRGTAIEFHQANRWYRKAADQGDAFAIGNLGMLYLRGGGVKVDTIASVALLLRSVMLDNSPANHAKQNISQSKGLTVQIITASQKLSWELKKAKDLLVPLDKYLESTNTSTAKLKQLGASELCVTNSP, encoded by the coding sequence GTGTTACCCCTGTTCGCAGTCGCCATACGCAGCCCCGCCCAGGCAGGAGTGAAGGATAGGATCGCGGCCTATGAGGCAGGCAATCTACCTTTGGCCGTTAAGGAATTTGGCGAGGCGGCGGAACAGGGCGATGCCGATTGCCAGTTCAATTTGGCCCTGATGTATGAGCAAGGAATGGGGGTAGCCAAAGACGAGAATGTAGCGGTTGTCTGGTATCGCAAATCCGACGAGCAAGGAAATTCAAACGCGCAATTCATTTTGGGCGTGCTTTGCGAAAATGGTCGAGGTACCGCCATCGAGTTTCATCAAGCCAATCGATGGTATCGCAAGGCGGCCGATCAAGGCGATGCGTTTGCCATTGGCAATCTGGGCATGCTGTATCTGCGGGGCGGTGGTGTGAAGGTCGATACAATCGCTAGTGTGGCACTGCTGTTGCGGTCCGTGATGCTGGACAATTCACCTGCAAACCATGCCAAACAGAATATCTCCCAAAGCAAGGGATTGACCGTCCAGATTATCACTGCGTCTCAGAAGCTGTCCTGGGAGCTGAAGAAGGCTAAAGATCTTCTGGTGCCTCTGGACAAATACTTAGAAAGTACTAACACTTCCACCGCCAAATTGAAACAGCTTGGCGCCAGCGAGCTATGCGTTACGAACAGTCCGTGA
- a CDS encoding LssY C-terminal domain-containing protein, with protein MIAPILWKTFARHDPSFDESLRITRTRDGHPGDALNVGFIGTESQRTNLMKNASWFPASALVPVLHFGELILARKRRPATIEIEPLGFQFHGSSEFGGCVHGTSEAKCPWMQASASYLNS; from the coding sequence GTGATTGCCCCTATACTTTGGAAGACATTCGCACGTCACGATCCCAGTTTCGACGAGAGTCTGCGAATTACGCGAACAAGGGATGGGCATCCCGGTGATGCGCTGAACGTGGGCTTCATCGGTACAGAATCGCAGCGCACGAACCTCATGAAGAACGCTAGTTGGTTTCCCGCCTCCGCCTTAGTTCCAGTTTTGCACTTTGGAGAATTGATATTGGCACGAAAAAGGCGGCCCGCGACCATAGAGATTGAACCTCTTGGCTTTCAATTTCATGGTTCTTCGGAATTTGGAGGGTGCGTGCACGGAACGTCCGAAGCGAAGTGCCCTTGGATGCAGGCTTCGGCTAGTTACCTGAACTCCTGA